The DNA segment CGGTTCTCGAGCCGTGGCGCGAGCTCTCCCTGGCCGTCGAGCAGGGTTCGCACCCAGAAGTCGTGAATGACACGAGACCGATGTGCCCGCTGCACCCTCTGCACGCCGTGCCGGCTGTCCGGGTAGAGCATGAGCTCGAAGGGCTTGTTGTCGCAGGTCAGCCGATCCACCACCTGGAGCGAGTTCTGCATGTGCACGTTGTCGTCGATCGTGCCGTGAGTGATCAGCAGACCGCCGGTGTAACGGTCGGCCCAGGTCAGGACCGCCCCGGCTGCATACCCGTCCGGGTTTTCCGCCGGCGAGTCCATGTAGCGCTCGGTATACACGCTGTCGTAGAGCCTCCAGTCACTGACCGATGCGCCCGCCACACCGAAGTTGAAGTGCTCGGCGCCGTGGGTCAGGGCCATCATCGTGACGTAGCCACCGTAGCTGCCGCCGGTGATGCCGATGTGGTCGCCTTCGACCACCGGCTGAGTGCGAAGCCATGCCGCTGCGGCCGCGTAGTCCTCCATTTCCCACTTGCCCAGGTTTCGGTGCATGAGGGCAGTCCCGGCCTTGCCGAAGTGTCCGCTCCCGCGGTGATCGATCCACAGCGTGATGACTCCTCGCTGGGCCCAGTAGTGATCCTGCAGCCGTCTCCAGGAGTTGCGGACCGAGCCTGAGGCCGGGCCACCGTAGATTGATACGATCACCGGGTAGCGGCGATCCGGCTCGAGCTCTGGTGGCAGGACCCAGGTCGCCGGAAGCCGGTATGCCCCGTCTGTGGAGGGTATCGTGAAGAGCTCCGATCGACCCCAGGCATAGTCATCCATCGCCGCAATGTGCTGGTCTCCGAGCTCACGCACCAGGCTGCCGTCGCCACGGTGAAGCTGCATCCGGGAAGGACGATGGATCGAGCTGGATGTATCGATGAAGTAGGCGCCGCCCGGCGACATTCTGATCTGGTGTGTTCCCTCCGACTCAGTCAGATCCTCCGTCTTTCTGCCTGCGAGATCGGTACGCAGCAGCCGCGTGTCCCAGCTCTTTCCCGGGCTGCCGGTGAAGTAGACCCAGCCGCCTGCCTCGTCCACCGCCACGATGCTCCGCACCGGCCAGTCGCCGGAGGTCAGACGTCGTGTCAGTGTGCCGTCCTTGCCGTGCAGGTAGATGTGCCGCCAGCCGTCCACATCGCTGGTGAATAGAAAGCCGTCGCCGCTCTCGAGCATCTCGAGATCTTCGTAGAACTCCACCCACGCCTGCTGGCGTTCCTCGTGGATCAGGGTCTTCTCACCGGACACCGGGTCGCACGAGAAGAGACGCAGCACGTCCTGACCGCGATTCATCCACTGGACGACCACCCTTTCGCTGTTCGGGGTCCAGACTGGAAACGCCAGGTATTGATCGGCGTCGCCATCAAAGTCGAGCCAGGTGGTTGTGCCATCAGCGAGCGACACCACCGCAGCCCGCACCGTTGGGTTGGGATCACCGGCCTTGGGGTAGCGCTGCAGCTCGAGCTCGCCGTGCTGACCATCGGCGTGGTAGATGGGAAACACGGGAACACCGGAGTCGTCGAAACGGAGGAAGACGAGGCGGCTCGAGTTCGGAGACCACCAGAAGGCCCTGTGCCTCCCCCTCCGTCCGAGAATTTCCTCGAAGTACACCCAGGAGGCATAGCCATTGAGGATCTCCTCCGAGCCGTCGTCGGTGAGCTGGTGCTCCAGCGAGCTCTCGAGGTCGTACGCGAAAAGATCGTTGTCGCGGGTATAAGCCACCCAGCGTCCGTCCGGGGAGAGCGTCGGGTTCTTCTCCTCCGAGTTGGTGGCAGTCAATCTCCGCACCACCCCCTCGGGAAGCTCCACGAAGAAGAGGTCTCCGTCTTTTTCGAC comes from the Acidobacteriota bacterium genome and includes:
- a CDS encoding S9 family peptidase — protein: MRVSSRMMWSLSVSSLVAIAVPVLAAAGEKVFSYEQAFGRQAQSRYGATRGIDGVLGGLPEITAWLDDETYLELRSGDGGKGKRLFAVGADDGREEVYRDYPALAAVLPEGMDVQTPADANDDLTRLVVEKDGDLFFVELPEGVVRRLTATNSEEKNPTLSPDGRWVAYTRDNDLFAYDLESSLEHQLTDDGSEEILNGYASWVYFEEILGRRGRHRAFWWSPNSSRLVFLRFDDSGVPVFPIYHADGQHGELELQRYPKAGDPNPTVRAAVVSLADGTTTWLDFDGDADQYLAFPVWTPNSERVVVQWMNRGQDVLRLFSCDPVSGEKTLIHEERQQAWVEFYEDLEMLESGDGFLFTSDVDGWRHIYLHGKDGTLTRRLTSGDWPVRSIVAVDEAGGWVYFTGSPGKSWDTRLLRTDLAGRKTEDLTESEGTHQIRMSPGGAYFIDTSSSIHRPSRMQLHRGDGSLVRELGDQHIAAMDDYAWGRSELFTIPSTDGAYRLPATWVLPPELEPDRRYPVIVSIYGGPASGSVRNSWRRLQDHYWAQRGVITLWIDHRGSGHFGKAGTALMHRNLGKWEMEDYAAAAAWLRTQPVVEGDHIGITGGSYGGYVTMMALTHGAEHFNFGVAGASVSDWRLYDSVYTERYMDSPAENPDGYAAGAVLTWADRYTGGLLITHGTIDDNVHMQNSLQVVDRLTCDNKPFELMLYPDSRHGVQRVQRAHRSRVIHDFWVRTLLDGQGELAPRLENRTPPGPKAQP